In Mastigocladopsis repens PCC 10914, a single window of DNA contains:
- a CDS encoding YIP1 family protein has protein sequence MTQTALDRFWELVFGAIALNPEAFKLIQTLPQSSIAALYIVLIAGFSQAVGQGLVLFVNRVKPLRFILSLFIASMLFAFTIGFWGLSTWLVSVILFNANIPYGIVWSTLGFAYAPLMFSFLVALPYLGVPIQVLLSIWTLLGLVMGLRVAFGLSVWQALWCGVLGWVVFQIVQRSIGRPVAILGKWLSNTVAGTRLVTDMQGLEQLLQAGPQMLRRDNQTNAGDRGDNRKV, from the coding sequence ATGACACAGACCGCCCTTGACAGATTTTGGGAGCTTGTCTTCGGAGCGATCGCCTTGAACCCGGAAGCGTTTAAGCTGATTCAAACCCTACCGCAAAGTTCAATAGCAGCTTTATACATTGTACTCATTGCTGGATTTTCTCAGGCTGTCGGTCAGGGGCTGGTGCTATTTGTCAACCGCGTTAAACCACTTCGCTTTATCCTCAGCCTGTTCATAGCGTCTATGTTATTTGCATTCACCATTGGGTTTTGGGGCTTGAGTACATGGTTGGTGAGCGTCATACTATTCAATGCTAATATCCCGTATGGCATCGTGTGGTCCACACTGGGATTTGCCTATGCACCGCTGATGTTTAGTTTTTTAGTCGCATTGCCTTATTTGGGTGTGCCCATTCAAGTCTTGCTTTCTATTTGGACACTGTTAGGATTGGTGATGGGTTTGCGCGTCGCCTTTGGTCTTAGTGTTTGGCAAGCGCTTTGGTGCGGCGTGCTGGGATGGGTTGTCTTTCAGATTGTGCAGCGCAGCATTGGACGCCCAGTTGCAATACTTGGCAAGTGGCTGTCTAATACAGTCGCAGGGACACGGTTGGTCACAGATATGCAAGGACTGGAACAACTTCTGCAAGCAGGACCGCAGATGTTACGTAGGGATAACCAAACTAACGCTGGCGATAGAGGAGATAATCGCAAAGTATGA
- the rppA gene encoding two-component system response regulator RppA, translated as MLILLVEDDPAQLEPLRAALTKAGHIIDAIEDGETAQWLLSQKDYDLLILDWMLPKVSGVDLCQEYRRGGKTSPVLMLTAKDTTLDKVYGLDAGADDYLVKPVDIVELLARVRALRRRSPLWQGDKLSLIDLHLDLNNLTIERNQATAQLSGREFQLMEYLMRHPRQILSHNQIEQALWGWGTEPESNAVTTLVRRLRQRLQTVGAKDWLENVYGMGYRLNVPEK; from the coding sequence ATGTTAATTTTACTGGTGGAAGATGATCCAGCCCAATTAGAGCCACTGCGAGCTGCGCTCACTAAAGCAGGACACATTATTGATGCCATAGAAGATGGAGAAACAGCCCAGTGGCTGTTATCTCAAAAAGATTATGACTTGCTGATTTTAGACTGGATGCTTCCTAAAGTCAGTGGGGTTGACCTTTGTCAGGAGTATCGACGAGGTGGGAAAACTTCCCCAGTACTGATGCTAACTGCTAAGGACACGACTTTAGATAAAGTTTATGGTTTAGATGCTGGAGCAGATGATTATCTAGTAAAACCAGTTGATATTGTCGAACTGCTCGCACGAGTGCGAGCCTTAAGAAGGCGCTCCCCACTTTGGCAAGGAGACAAACTTTCTTTGATAGATTTACATCTGGATTTGAATAACTTAACTATTGAGCGAAATCAAGCCACAGCTCAATTATCCGGTAGAGAATTTCAATTGATGGAGTATCTCATGCGTCATCCTCGTCAAATTCTATCTCACAATCAAATAGAACAGGCTCTTTGGGGATGGGGGACAGAACCAGAAAGTAATGCTGTGACAACACTGGTGCGCCGCCTACGACAGCGCTTACAAACCGTTGGAGCCAAAGATTGGTTAGAAAATGTCTATGGTATGGGTTATCGGCTGAATGTTCCCGAAAAATGA
- a CDS encoding BMP family protein, which produces MVINFGRREFLLALYGSASFGTTFLLKACSNQQTTTSTTATNSENFKVAIALPGVISDQAWNQSGYEGVQLAKQKLGAETAYVEQVAQADQAEALLDFARKGYNVVFAHGGQFDAAIEQVAPQFPNTFFVAVNGAIKGENIAALRIDHMQASYLCGIIGASITKSNKLAYIAGQEFEATQQELRGLELGAKSVKPNIQITPTFTGDWNDVAKGKEATLALISSGADVIYQWLDNASASVLQAASDKGVYAFGNTKDQLEVAPKSVLTSAVKRMDLAIAYLAELAKQKQLKGQIYSIGLERPDILSLGKFGAMVPETVKQKVLNTKQDIIAKKITFEK; this is translated from the coding sequence ATGGTGATAAACTTTGGGAGACGGGAATTTTTATTAGCCTTATATGGTTCAGCTAGCTTTGGCACAACTTTTCTACTCAAAGCTTGTAGTAACCAGCAAACTACGACATCCACAACAGCAACTAATAGTGAAAATTTCAAAGTAGCGATCGCACTTCCTGGGGTGATCAGCGATCAAGCTTGGAACCAATCTGGTTATGAAGGCGTACAGTTAGCAAAACAAAAGCTAGGTGCAGAAACTGCTTATGTAGAACAAGTTGCACAAGCAGATCAAGCAGAAGCATTATTAGATTTTGCTCGTAAAGGCTACAATGTGGTATTTGCCCACGGTGGACAATTTGATGCAGCCATTGAACAAGTCGCACCCCAATTCCCAAACACATTTTTTGTGGCTGTTAATGGCGCTATCAAGGGTGAAAATATCGCCGCTTTACGAATAGATCATATGCAAGCTAGCTATTTGTGTGGAATTATTGGCGCATCAATCACAAAATCTAACAAATTAGCTTATATTGCCGGTCAAGAATTTGAAGCCACTCAGCAAGAATTACGTGGTTTGGAATTAGGAGCAAAATCAGTTAAGCCAAATATTCAAATTACGCCTACCTTCACTGGTGATTGGAATGATGTCGCTAAGGGCAAAGAAGCCACGCTTGCCTTAATTTCTTCTGGTGCTGATGTTATCTATCAATGGTTGGATAATGCTTCAGCATCTGTTTTGCAAGCAGCAAGTGATAAAGGAGTTTATGCTTTTGGTAATACGAAAGACCAATTAGAAGTTGCGCCCAAATCAGTTTTAACTAGTGCTGTCAAGCGCATGGATTTAGCAATAGCTTATTTGGCAGAACTTGCTAAACAAAAGCAATTAAAAGGTCAGATTTATTCTATTGGTTTGGAAAGACCCGATATTTTATCTTTAGGAAAATTTGGGGCAATGGTTCCTGAAACTGTGAAACAAAAAGTATTGAATACTAAACAGGACATAATTGCGAAAAAAATAACTTTTGAGAAATGA
- a CDS encoding MarC family protein translates to MNISILVKTFIAVFVLADAVGNIPILLVLTKGMEPESRSRVIDKAIVVAIAVLLLFAFAGKFILSYLDISLGSLRVAGGLLLLLIALQMLQGDLDTPVIDQERDVAITPLALPLLAGPGTLTTVMLLMSESPSPHISVIVGIVGAMFVTWLILRLANGIDKWIGVEGEVIITQLLGFLLAALAVEIGSVGIKELFLS, encoded by the coding sequence GTGAATATCTCGATTCTCGTAAAAACCTTTATTGCAGTCTTTGTTCTTGCAGATGCAGTGGGGAACATACCAATACTATTGGTTCTGACCAAGGGCATGGAACCAGAAAGCAGAAGCAGAGTTATAGATAAAGCCATAGTTGTGGCGATCGCAGTTCTTTTGCTCTTTGCGTTTGCAGGTAAATTTATATTAAGTTATTTAGATATCAGCTTAGGGTCATTGCGAGTCGCTGGGGGACTACTGCTATTGTTAATTGCCTTACAAATGCTTCAAGGAGACTTAGATACGCCTGTTATCGATCAAGAGCGTGATGTTGCAATTACTCCACTTGCCTTACCACTGCTAGCTGGACCAGGGACTCTGACAACAGTTATGCTCTTGATGTCAGAATCTCCCAGCCCACATATTAGCGTCATCGTGGGTATTGTAGGGGCAATGTTCGTCACTTGGTTGATTTTGCGTTTGGCAAACGGTATCGACAAGTGGATTGGTGTAGAAGGAGAGGTTATTATAACACAGCTTTTAGGTTTTTTACTAGCAGCACTTGCAGTGGAGATTGGCAGTGTGGGGATTAAGGAGTTGTTTTTGAGTTAG
- a CDS encoding IS5/IS1182 family transposase, whose protein sequence is MYFYQTIVGSLFEHIQHHPLDAQRLIGLKYEQLEQLLEQAREVHNQKQVSSESKKVRIIAGGGGRRPKLSLEEQIILTLTYLRHLTTFQLLGIQFGVSETTANDTFNYWFPILGELLPPSLLEQVKKNSSDYQVVQEILTEFELIVDSYEQPRERPGEYEEQKEYYSGKKKNHTMKNQIIVLPEGKDIIDVVAGKPGTKSDINLFREHQKGFDPNQRFHGDKAYAGEESIKTPTKKPKKQELTPEQKERNKELAKERIFVEHLIRVVKIFRVAQERFRLNPNKYEQIIMTICGLVRLRLGTLVFSS, encoded by the coding sequence ATGTATTTTTACCAAACTATTGTGGGTTCTCTATTTGAGCATATTCAACATCATCCTCTAGATGCACAGCGTTTAATTGGTCTCAAGTATGAGCAATTAGAGCAACTTTTAGAACAAGCGAGAGAGGTGCATAACCAAAAACAAGTATCATCTGAGTCTAAAAAGGTAAGAATTATTGCGGGTGGAGGAGGTCGCAGACCTAAACTGTCGTTGGAAGAGCAAATAATTTTAACTTTGACATATCTCAGACATTTAACAACATTTCAATTGCTGGGCATCCAATTTGGGGTAAGTGAGACAACTGCAAACGATACATTCAATTATTGGTTTCCAATTCTAGGAGAATTATTACCACCAAGCCTACTTGAGCAGGTAAAAAAAAACTCAAGTGACTACCAAGTTGTTCAAGAAATTTTAACCGAGTTTGAGCTAATAGTAGATAGCTATGAACAGCCAAGAGAGCGACCTGGGGAATATGAAGAGCAAAAAGAATATTACTCTGGCAAAAAGAAAAACCATACTATGAAAAATCAAATTATCGTTTTACCTGAGGGGAAAGATATTATTGATGTAGTAGCAGGAAAACCAGGAACAAAAAGTGACATCAATTTATTTCGGGAACATCAAAAAGGATTTGACCCCAATCAGAGGTTTCATGGTGACAAAGCATACGCAGGAGAAGAATCAATCAAGACCCCAACGAAAAAGCCAAAAAAACAAGAATTAACTCCGGAACAAAAAGAACGAAATAAAGAATTGGCCAAGGAACGAATATTTGTTGAACATTTAATTCGTGTCGTGAAAATATTCCGAGTAGCCCAAGAACGGTTTCGGTTAAATCCTAATAAATATGAACAAATAATTATGACTATTTGTGGACTTGTAAGACTCCGACTTGGAACCTTAGTTTTCTCATCATAA
- a CDS encoding ABC transporter ATP-binding protein, whose product MTYLRLEKITKSFGSFLANDNINLNFETGKIHAILGENGAGKTTLMNIISGLYQPNDGQIYLREKPVKIASPHEAIQMGIGMIYQHFMLVPQLTVTENIILGTQKNWRLDLRKKQREIAALSQSYRLDVDVCAKVGNLPVGTQQRVEILKLLYRQAKLLILDEPTAVLTPTEVESLFGILRQLAANGNAIIFISHKLEEVMNLCDTVTVLRRGQIVASTTTRQTTPQELAEFMVGREVSLQLEKSPVLPGKLVLSVQGLEVADQRGMIAVHNVSFNLQAGEILGIAGVDGNGQRELADAIAGVKSIKRGRIEFANSLFNKAERIIGYIPEDRQKMGLVLQFSIAQNLILKTFKKLPFCRHFLLQPEAINHNAKSAIQEFDIRAARIGVKASQLSGGNQQKVVLARELAGEPLLIVAMQPTRGLDVGATQAVQQRLLVERERGAAILYISTELEEVMAISDRIAVMYKGEFVDILDAQRTTIEEIGFLMGGGKRRVKDEL is encoded by the coding sequence ATGACTTACTTACGTTTAGAAAAGATTACTAAAAGTTTTGGATCATTTCTTGCTAACGATAACATCAACTTAAATTTTGAAACAGGTAAAATCCACGCTATATTAGGCGAAAATGGCGCTGGAAAAACCACTTTAATGAATATTATTAGTGGTCTTTATCAACCTAATGATGGTCAAATTTACTTACGAGAAAAACCAGTAAAAATAGCCTCTCCTCATGAAGCGATTCAAATGGGTATAGGCATGATTTATCAACACTTTATGCTTGTACCACAGTTGACTGTTACAGAAAATATTATCCTGGGAACACAAAAGAATTGGCGTTTGGATCTACGTAAAAAACAAAGAGAAATTGCTGCTTTGTCTCAAAGTTATCGATTAGATGTTGATGTCTGTGCTAAAGTTGGAAACTTGCCTGTAGGTACGCAACAGCGAGTCGAAATTCTCAAACTCCTCTACCGCCAAGCTAAGTTATTAATTCTTGATGAACCTACAGCAGTTCTAACACCAACAGAAGTAGAGTCCTTATTCGGTATCTTGCGTCAACTAGCAGCTAATGGCAACGCAATAATTTTTATTAGTCATAAATTAGAAGAAGTCATGAACCTGTGTGACACAGTAACTGTGTTACGACGCGGGCAGATAGTAGCAAGTACGACAACACGACAAACAACGCCTCAAGAGTTAGCAGAATTTATGGTAGGGCGTGAGGTTTCTTTACAACTAGAGAAATCTCCAGTGTTGCCTGGAAAATTAGTATTATCTGTGCAAGGATTGGAAGTTGCAGATCAGCGTGGTATGATTGCCGTACACAATGTATCTTTCAATTTGCAAGCAGGCGAAATTCTGGGTATTGCTGGCGTAGATGGGAATGGACAGCGAGAATTGGCAGATGCAATAGCAGGAGTAAAAAGTATTAAGCGAGGGAGAATTGAGTTTGCAAATTCCTTGTTTAACAAAGCTGAGAGAATTATTGGCTATATCCCGGAAGATAGACAAAAAATGGGTTTAGTGTTGCAGTTTAGTATCGCTCAAAATTTGATTTTGAAGACTTTTAAGAAGTTGCCATTTTGTCGTCACTTTCTGTTGCAACCTGAAGCAATCAATCATAATGCTAAATCTGCAATACAAGAGTTTGATATTAGGGCTGCGCGGATTGGTGTCAAAGCAAGTCAATTATCGGGCGGAAATCAACAAAAGGTAGTACTAGCGCGGGAATTAGCAGGGGAACCACTGTTAATTGTGGCGATGCAACCGACACGGGGACTGGATGTGGGGGCGACACAAGCAGTACAACAGCGATTGTTGGTAGAAAGAGAACGAGGTGCGGCGATTTTGTATATTTCTACTGAATTAGAGGAAGTGATGGCAATAAGCGATCGCATTGCCGTAATGTACAAAGGTGAGTTCGTAGATATTTTGGATGCACAGAGGACGACAATAGAGGAGATTGGTTTTTTGATGGGGGGCGGGAAAAGAAGGGTGAAGGATGAACTGTGA
- a CDS encoding ABC transporter permease, whose product MILPGIIYFPEMSIVSPLIAIASALLIGAILILLAGANPITAYTALFQESLSTYFGFGNTLTKMSPLLLTSLGVLVALRAGQFNIGGEGQIYLGALGSTLVGLYVQGLPGIIHVALALLAGFLFGAAWGWVPGYLKAVRKVNEVITTLLLNYIAVNLVSYLVQNPLKAPNAPSPYSPLIAKSAQLPIILPGSLAHAGILVALIAAGILWVLLVRSPLGYQITAVGFNPVASRYSGISVERTTMLVMALAGGLAGLAGAAEVMGLKYRLFEQVSPGYGFDAIAIAFLSRGNVFGVVLTSLFFATLRSGANVMQRSAGVPVTVVYAIQGLTVLFIAISLAVERRGIGDG is encoded by the coding sequence ATGATTTTACCAGGAATTATTTATTTTCCGGAGATGTCTATTGTTTCACCCTTGATAGCGATCGCATCTGCCTTACTCATCGGTGCAATTCTTATCCTCTTGGCTGGTGCTAACCCGATCACTGCATACACTGCGTTATTCCAAGAATCTCTTTCTACATATTTCGGATTTGGCAACACGCTTACCAAGATGTCACCTCTATTGTTAACTAGTTTAGGCGTGTTGGTTGCCCTGCGTGCTGGTCAATTTAATATCGGTGGGGAAGGACAAATTTATCTGGGTGCTTTGGGAAGTACTTTAGTTGGTTTGTACGTGCAAGGATTACCAGGAATAATTCACGTAGCGTTGGCGTTGTTAGCTGGATTTCTATTTGGTGCGGCTTGGGGTTGGGTTCCGGGTTATTTGAAAGCTGTACGCAAAGTGAATGAAGTCATCACGACGTTGCTGCTAAATTACATTGCAGTTAATTTGGTGAGTTACTTGGTTCAGAATCCACTCAAAGCACCAAATGCACCGAGTCCTTATTCACCATTGATTGCGAAGTCTGCCCAGTTACCTATTATTTTACCGGGCAGTCTCGCTCATGCAGGTATTTTGGTAGCTTTAATTGCGGCGGGGATTTTGTGGGTGTTGTTGGTGCGATCGCCTTTGGGTTATCAAATAACCGCTGTGGGATTTAACCCCGTCGCTTCCCGTTACTCAGGTATTTCTGTTGAACGTACGACTATGTTGGTGATGGCGTTGGCGGGTGGTTTAGCTGGATTAGCTGGTGCTGCTGAGGTGATGGGGTTGAAATATCGCTTGTTTGAACAAGTTTCTCCTGGTTACGGATTTGATGCGATCGCGATCGCTTTCCTTAGTCGCGGTAATGTTTTCGGTGTAGTGTTGACTTCTCTGTTCTTTGCTACATTGCGTAGTGGTGCGAATGTCATGCAGCGTAGTGCAGGTGTACCAGTAACTGTGGTTTATGCTATTCAAGGTTTAACTGTTTTATTTATTGCCATTAGTCTAGCGGTAGAAAGACGGGGAATTGGGGATGGGTAA